Genomic segment of Iocasia fonsfrigidae:
ATTATCAAATGATTGTGGCTTTAAGTGAGCCCTTAGATTCGGAACAAGGGGAAGGAGCTAAAGAATTTAAAAGGCTAATTGAAGAAAGAACTGATGGTCAAATTGAAGTAAAGTTATTTCCTAATGAACAATTAGGTAAAGAGGTAGATGCAATTACAGCAATGCAGATGGGTACTGTTGATATGGGTATTTTTGGAACTACTATTTTTAAGCAGGCTGCTCCCAAATATAACATTTGGAGTGCATATTATATTTTTAACAGCCCTGAAGAACTTATGTATGTATTAAATGGGTCAATTGGTGAAGAAATGAATCAGGCTATGATTAAAAATAAAGATATCAGGATAATTGGTTATGGTTTGCGAGGACCACGTAATTTAACTACAAATTATCCAGTAAGAAAACCATCAGATGTTAAAGGCTTAGATATAAGGGTTCCTTTACAGCCTATCTATGTTGAAAGTTGGAAGGCTTTAGGTGCACAACCACAAACGATTGCTTATAGTGAACTTTATACGGCAATTAAACAAGGTGTAGTTGATGCACAGGAAAATCCCTTAGCAAATATTGAGGCCTCTGCCTTATATGAAGTTAATGATTATGTAAATGTTACAGAACATCAGCGTGCATTTTATACTTATGCAGTAAGTCAAAAGTTCTTCAATAAATTAACACCTAAATTACAGGGAATTATAACAAAAACAGGTAAAGATGTAACAGAATTTCACACCAAACTTCAACAGTCTAATGAAGCAAAATTAAGGAAACAATTGGAAGAGAAAGGCATGGAATTTATTGAAGTTGATCAAGCTGCCTTTAAAGAAGCTTTAAGCCATATTCCAGATCGATTTGCAAACAAATGGGTTCCTGGTTTATATCAAAGAATTCAGGAAAAAGTAGAGGAGTT
This window contains:
- a CDS encoding TRAP transporter substrate-binding protein: MKRFFVIALLMVMVFGMVSISAAKDYQMIVALSEPLDSEQGEGAKEFKRLIEERTDGQIEVKLFPNEQLGKEVDAITAMQMGTVDMGIFGTTIFKQAAPKYNIWSAYYIFNSPEELMYVLNGSIGEEMNQAMIKNKDIRIIGYGLRGPRNLTTNYPVRKPSDVKGLDIRVPLQPIYVESWKALGAQPQTIAYSELYTAIKQGVVDAQENPLANIEASALYEVNDYVNVTEHQRAFYTYAVSQKFFNKLTPKLQGIITKTGKDVTEFHTKLQQSNEAKLRKQLEEKGMEFIEVDQAAFKEALSHIPDRFANKWVPGLYQRIQEKVEEFHAQQN